In one Electrophorus electricus isolate fEleEle1 chromosome 21, fEleEle1.pri, whole genome shotgun sequence genomic region, the following are encoded:
- the muc15 gene encoding mucin-15, with the protein MQKRGQLVQIQRTVGDFLYSPVPIATALTDTGVSSDIQKNTNNHAWGAILGIGIAVGITALAVYVITKWRNHRDFSHRKLVEDTRCDPVLRLDNSEPLDLKFDGCAYYNPGLQGDNIQMTNFPQGHYK; encoded by the exons ATGCAGAAGCGCGGTCAACTGGTGCAAATTCAG AGAACAGTAGGCGATTTTCTGTATTCACCTGTTCCGATTGCCACAGCCTTGACAGATACAG GTGTTTCTTCAGACATTCAGAAAAACACCAACAATCATGCATGGGGAGCCATCTTGGGTATTGGCATTGCAGTGGGAATCACTGCCCTGGCGGTCTATGTCATCACCAAATGGAGGAACCACAGGGACTTCTCACATAGGAAACTAGTCGAAGATACCCGATGTGATCCAG TTCTCAGATTGGACAACAGTGAGCCTCTCGACTTAAAATTTGATGGCTGTGCTTACTACAATCCTGGGCTACAAGGGGATAACATCCAAATGACTAACTTCCCACAAGGACACTATAAATGA
- the dis3l gene encoding DIS3-like exonuclease 1: MIKTEKVLHLKSSRGRKVRVVRELYLREQVACGSALCQAGCENDGKLLSGDVTHYVVPDAGVVRDFLEILEFRELCGIVFTQTACQAAQHARGRRHYNRLRGLLKDPRHDCVLFANEFQQYSYCPREKGETQEQWHTRCVYHAAVWYYNHLAGLTPVVMITEDQNTIKTCSSLNSGVYVISTNEYLESFWPDLQAARELYASIAQTLQERESEGVEKEYPEHLPADVLEAGIKSGRYIQGMLNVNKHRAQNEAFVRFEGSTNKNTELNSDVLISGMKHRNRAIQGDSVAVELLPRSEWKGRTTALAAGQGEERAGEDAQSQLMPTGRVVGILQRNWRDYVVTFPPREELQSQSRNSQKILVIPWDYRIPKIRISTQQAETLQDHRVIVRVDSWESTSLYPSGHSVRVLGKAGELETEIQTILLENSIHVAPFSEAQLREMSLNSKEHPWQVDPAEVSSRRDLRDTHLVFSIDPLGCEDVDDTLSIRTLPGGKHLELGVHIADVTHFVKEGSLTDLEARSRATTYYLADRRYDMLPAVLSADLCSLLRRVDRYAMSVLWELDAESLAVCNVWYGRTLIHSSYQLHYELAQSLLNGEGPEVPELAQLESSEQDRKLAELLHALETLTRVARHLRAQRDWGGALELEGVEVRAQLDKDKNIVALVPKEPLEVHETVAECMIYANHWVARKIQERFPHQALLRHHPPPKQEFFNQLIDSAKSRGFTIDTRSNKALADSLDQAMDPQDPLVNRLLRMMATQAMSNALYFSTGSCPEEEYYHYGLALDRYTHFTSPIRRYADIIVHRLLMAALQSEKEDCLHKTLASNKELEEMAQQINNKNRAAQHIQKQSIELFQYLYFRDKDPLTDERCVADAIIYTIRANGMLVFIPQYSLKGAVYLKNREGQVVSIEDEGRCTWQAGTLQRHPDRISTCTTAGTHIFHLFDHVTVRISVEPSRCHANSLSLELISNRPHAAARSESRPTGRGHSELVQEVVRREEASQQAVQEKKRPKLSREDREFRQSKKPNLYSLLQEISELALLDSSVCHVPSSEPQTCITSS, encoded by the exons AtgattaaaactgaaaaagTACTTCATCTAAAGAGTTCGCGTGGGCGAAAAGTGCGTGTAGTGCGAGAGCTTTATTTAAGAGAACAGGTGGCGTGCGGCAGCGCACTGTGTCAGGCAGGATGTGAAAATG ATGGCAAGCTGCTGTCGGGAGATGTGACCCACTATGTTGTTCCGGATGCTGGTGTGGTGCGGGACTTCCTGGAGATTCTGGAGTTCAGGGAGCTGTGTGGGATTGTGTTCACCCAGACGGCTTGCCAGGCTGCCCAGCACGCACGTGGCCGGAG GCACTATAACAGGTTACGTGGTCTTCTGAAAGACCCTCGCCATGACTGTGTTCTGTTCGCCAATGAGTTTCAGCAGTATTCCTACTGCCCCCGTGAGAAAGGAGAAACGCAAGAGCAGTGGCACACAAG GTGTGTGTACCATGCAGCAGTGTGGTATTATAACCATCTGGCTGGTCTGACCCCAGTTGTTATGATCACAGAAGACCAGAATACTATCAAAACGTGCAGCAGCCTAAATAGTGGAGTTTATGTCATCTCAactaat GAATATTTGGAAAGTTTCTGGCCGGATCTGCAGGCGGCCCGGGAGCTGTATGCATCCATTGCTCAGAccctgcaggagagagagagtgaaggagtggAGAAGGAATACCCGGAGCACCTGCCTGCAGATGTTCTAGAGGCAGGGATCAAATCCGGAAGGTACATTCAG GGCATGCTTAATGTAAACAAGCACCGGGCGCAAAACGAGGCCTTTGTGCGCTTTGAAGGCTCCACGAACAAGAACACAG AGCTGAACAGTGATGTGCTGATCAGTGGTATGAAACATCGTAATCGTGCGATACAAGGTGACTCAGTTGCTGTGGAGCTGTTGCCGCGCAGTGAGTGGAAGGGGCGGACCACAGCATTAGCGGCAGGGCAGGGTGAAGAGCGTGCAGGGGAGGACGCCCAAAGCCAGCTCATGCCCACAG GCAGGGTGGTGGGTATCCTCCAGAGGAACTGGAGAGACTATGTGGTAACGTTCCCACCACGAGAGGAGCTCCAGTCCCAGAGCCGAAACTCCCAGAAGATTCTGGTCATTCCCTGGGATTATCGCATCCCAAAGATACGGATTAGCACCCAGCAGGCAGAGACACTGCAG GACCACAGGGTGATCGTGCGCGTGGACTCATGGGAAAGCACCTCTCTCTACCCGAGCGGCCACAGTGTCAGGGTCTTGGGGAAGGCTGGAGAGCTGGAGACCGAGATCCAGACCATCTTGCTGGAGAACAGCATCCACGTGGCTCCCTTCTCTGAGGCCCAG TTGCGGGAGATGTCACTGAACTCTAAGGAACACCCATGGCAGGTGGATCCGGCTGAGGTCAGCTCACGGCGGGACCTGCGGGATACGCACCTGGTGTTCAGCATCGACCCGCTGGGCTGTGAGGACGTGGACGACACACTGTCCATTCGTACCCTGCCAGGGGGCAAGCACCTGGAGCTGGGTGTGCATATCGCAGATGTCACACACTTTGTTAAAGAGGGCTCGCTTACTGATCTGGAGGCACGTTCCAG GGCCACCACCTATTACCTGGCTGACCGCAGGTATGACATGCTGCCAGCAGTGCTGAGTGCTGACCTCTGCTCCCTGCTGAGAAGAGTGGACAG ATATGCCATGAGTGTACTGTGGGAGCTGGATGCAGAGTCTCTggctgtgtgtaatgtgtggtaTGGTCGCACTCTAATCCACTCCTCCTACCAGCTGCACTACGAGTTGGCACAGAGCCTGCTAAATGGGGAAGGGCCTGAAGTACCTGAGCTAGCACAGCTTGAGAGCTCTGAGCAGGACCGGAAACTGGCTGAGCTCCTGCATGCCCTGGAGACTCTGACCAGGGTGGCTCGACACCTGCGAGCACAGAGGGATTGGGGGGGCGCTCTTGAgctggagggggtggaggtgagggcACAGCTGGACAAGGACAAGAACATTGTAGCTCTGGTGCCCAAAGAGCCCCTGGAGGTACATGAGACGGTGGCAGAGTGCATGATCTACGCCAACCACTGGGTGGCGCGTAAGATCCAGGAGCGCTTTCCACACCAAGCACTACTAAGGCACCACCCGCCGCCAAAACAGGAGTTTTTTAACCAACTGATTGACAGTGCCAAGAGTCGTGGCTTTACCATTGATACACG GTCAAACAAAGCTCTGGCAGATTCTCTGGACCAGGCAATGGATCCACAGGACCCCCTGGTAAACAGGCTGCTCAGGATGATGGCTACCCAAGCCATGTCTAATGCCCTGTATTTCTCTACTGGGTCCTGTCCAGAAGAAGAGTACTATCACTATG GTCTTGCTCTGGATCGCTACACTCACTTCACTTCTCCAATCAGGCGCTATGCTGATATCATTGTGCATCGCCTGCTTATGGCTGCTCTCCAATCAGAGAAAGAGGACTGCCTTCACAAGACCTTAGCTAGCAACAAGGAACTGGAGGAAATGGCtcaacaaatcaacaacaagAATCGA GCAGCACAGCACATTCAGAAACAGTCCATCGAGCTATTCCAGTACCTCTACTTCCGAGACAAGGACCCGCTCACAGATGAGCGTTGTGTGGCTGATGCCATTATCTACACCATCAGGGCGAATGGCATGCTGGTCTTCATCCCACA GTACAGTTTGAAGGGTGCCGTGTACCTGAAGAATCGGGAGGGACAGGTGGTGAGCATAGAGGATGAGGGCAGGTGTACGTGGCAGGCGGGGACACTGCAGAGGCATCCTGACAGAATCAGCACCTGCACCACCGCAGGGACACACATCTTTCACCTGTTCGACCATGTCACT GTGCGCATCTCTGTGGAGCCCTCCCGTTGCCATGCCAACAGCTTGAGTCTGGAGCTTATCAGCAATAGGCCACACGCGGCTGCACGGTCTGAGTCTCGGCCGACCGGCCGTGGCCACTCGGAGCTGGTCCAGGAGGTAGTGCGAAGGGAAGAGGCCTCCCAGCAGGCTGTGCAGGAGAAGAAAAGACCCAAACTGAGCCGGGAGGACAGGGAGTTCAGGCAGAGCAAAAAGCCCAATCTCTACTCCCTCCTGCAGGAGATCAGTGAGCTGGCTCTGCTTGACTCGTCTGTTTGTCACGTGCCCAGCAGTGAACCACAGACATGCATTACCTCATCTTAG